One Jannaschia sp. GRR-S6-38 genomic window carries:
- a CDS encoding cell division protein ZapA translates to MPDMTIEIGGRAFTVACQDGEEGYLKAAAELLDREAQALGQAGGRLTQDRMLLMAGLMLADKTISADEELRALDRRLSQQTQLIDEMQSRAAPEPVEIVREVEKEVVRETVPQSAIDRLEALAAQAEKMAAEAGELA, encoded by the coding sequence ATGCCTGACATGACCATCGAAATCGGAGGCCGCGCCTTCACCGTCGCCTGCCAGGATGGCGAGGAAGGCTACCTGAAGGCGGCGGCCGAGCTTCTGGACCGCGAGGCGCAGGCGCTGGGCCAGGCGGGCGGGCGGCTGACGCAGGACCGGATGCTCCTGATGGCCGGGCTGATGCTGGCCGACAAGACGATTTCCGCCGACGAGGAGCTGCGCGCGCTGGACCGGCGCCTGTCGCAGCAGACCCAGCTCATCGACGAGATGCAGAGCCGCGCGGCGCCCGAGCCGGTCGAGATCGTCCGCGAAGTCGAGAAGGAAGTCGTCCGCGAGACGGTGCCGCAATCGGCCATCGACCGGCTGGAGGCGCTGGCGGCACAGGCCGAGAAGATGGCCGCGGAGGCCGGTGAACTCGCCTGA
- the tkt gene encoding transketolase, giving the protein MSDATTSPDLDALRAANPEHWRRAAAIRTLTLDAVAAANSGHSGMPMGMADVATVLFEKHLKFDASRPDWPDRDRFVLSAGHGSMLLYSLLYLTGYPEMTLEQIRNFRQLGAITAGHPEYGHAPGIETTTGPLGQGIATAVGMAIAEEIQRARFGRKIVDHHTWVIAGDGCLMEGVSHEAIALAGKLELSHLIVLWDDNGITIDGKVSIADVTDQKQRFKAAGWDVLEVDGHDPQAIDAALTDAKKGKKPTMVACKTHIAIGSSAQDTSKGHGALTDPELISATKRAYGWEHAPFEIPEDLKAEWEAIGARGAEARAEWEVRFAELGRGKKDHFERALRREAPKKLSATIKALKRQLAESQPKVATRKSSEMVLEVVNPIMPETVGGSADLTGSNNTLTEDLGVFGPENRDGRYIYYGIREHGMAAALNGLALHGGVRPYGGTFFAFTDYARPAMRLAALMGIPSTFVMTHDSIGLGEDGPTHQPVEHLAICRATPNTNVFRPCDTAETAEAWELALTATETPSVLVLSRQSMPTQRKEFSNKNLVAQGAYVLADADGKRMAILMATGSEVDVAMKARDLLQQDGIGTRVVSMPSWELFEAQDEKYRKKVLPAGPVRVAVEAGARMGWDRWLFGERGKRDKGAFVGMEGYGASAPAEELFAHFGITPEAVAKAVRDLI; this is encoded by the coding sequence ATGAGCGACGCCACCACCAGCCCCGATCTCGACGCGCTGCGCGCCGCCAACCCCGAACACTGGCGCCGCGCCGCCGCGATCCGGACGCTGACGCTGGACGCCGTGGCCGCCGCCAATTCCGGCCATTCAGGCATGCCGATGGGCATGGCGGATGTCGCCACCGTCCTGTTCGAGAAGCACCTGAAATTCGACGCGAGCCGCCCCGACTGGCCCGATCGCGACCGCTTCGTGCTGTCGGCGGGCCACGGCTCGATGCTGCTCTATTCGCTGCTCTATCTCACTGGCTATCCCGAGATGACGCTCGAGCAGATCCGCAACTTCCGCCAGCTGGGCGCGATCACGGCGGGCCATCCCGAATACGGCCACGCGCCGGGGATCGAGACCACGACCGGCCCGCTGGGCCAGGGCATCGCCACCGCGGTCGGCATGGCCATCGCGGAGGAGATCCAGCGCGCCCGCTTCGGCCGCAAGATCGTCGATCACCACACCTGGGTCATCGCGGGCGATGGCTGCCTGATGGAGGGCGTCAGCCACGAGGCCATCGCGCTGGCCGGCAAGCTGGAGCTGTCGCATCTGATCGTCCTGTGGGACGACAACGGGATCACCATCGACGGCAAGGTCTCGATCGCCGACGTCACCGACCAGAAGCAGCGCTTCAAGGCCGCGGGCTGGGACGTGCTCGAGGTCGATGGCCACGATCCGCAAGCGATCGACGCCGCGCTGACCGACGCCAAGAAGGGCAAGAAGCCCACGATGGTCGCCTGCAAGACGCATATCGCCATCGGCTCCTCGGCGCAGGATACCTCGAAGGGGCATGGCGCGCTGACCGATCCCGAGCTGATCTCGGCCACCAAGCGGGCCTATGGCTGGGAGCACGCGCCCTTCGAGATCCCCGAGGACCTGAAGGCCGAATGGGAAGCGATCGGCGCCCGCGGCGCCGAGGCGCGCGCCGAATGGGAGGTCCGCTTCGCCGAGCTGGGCCGCGGCAAGAAGGACCATTTCGAGCGTGCCCTGCGCCGCGAGGCGCCGAAGAAGCTGTCGGCCACGATCAAGGCGCTCAAGCGCCAGCTGGCCGAAAGCCAGCCCAAGGTCGCCACGCGCAAATCCTCCGAGATGGTGCTCGAGGTCGTGAACCCGATCATGCCCGAGACGGTGGGCGGCTCGGCCGACCTGACGGGCTCGAACAACACGCTGACCGAGGATCTGGGCGTCTTCGGCCCCGAAAACCGCGATGGCCGGTACATCTATTACGGCATCCGCGAGCACGGCATGGCCGCCGCGCTGAACGGGCTGGCCCTGCATGGCGGCGTGCGCCCCTATGGCGGCACCTTCTTCGCCTTCACCGATTACGCCCGCCCCGCGATGCGGCTGGCGGCGCTGATGGGCATCCCGTCGACCTTCGTGATGACCCACGACTCGATCGGGCTGGGCGAGGACGGGCCGACGCACCAGCCGGTCGAGCATCTGGCGATCTGTCGCGCGACGCCCAACACCAACGTCTTCCGGCCCTGCGACACGGCCGAGACCGCCGAGGCCTGGGAGCTGGCGCTGACCGCGACCGAGACGCCGTCGGTCCTCGTGTTGTCGCGGCAGTCGATGCCGACCCAGCGCAAGGAGTTCTCGAACAAGAACCTCGTCGCGCAGGGCGCCTATGTCCTGGCCGATGCCGACGGCAAGCGCATGGCGATCCTGATGGCCACGGGCTCGGAGGTCGACGTGGCGATGAAGGCCCGCGACCTGCTGCAGCAGGACGGGATCGGCACGCGCGTCGTCTCGATGCCCTCCTGGGAGCTGTTCGAGGCGCAGGACGAGAAATACCGCAAGAAGGTCCTGCCCGCGGGCCCCGTCCGGGTGGCCGTCGAGGCGGGCGCGCGCATGGGCTGGGATCGCTGGCTCTTCGGCGAGCGCGGCAAGCGCGACAAGGGCGCCTTCGTGGGGATGGAGGGCTACGGCGCCTCGGCCCCCGCCGAGGAGCTGTTCGCCCATTTCGGCATCACGCCGGAAGCCGTGGCCAAGGCAGTCCGCGACCTGATCTGA